From Paenibacillus sp. PL2-23:
TGTTTCATCGTTGATTTCCCCTTCGCACATTTCACTTCATCAATCGAATCATCTGTACAACGGGACGTTGGTCTCCGCTTAGCCTCATTTCCTTGCTGAGCAGCTGAGACGAGCCGTCGCCGTCGAGGAAGATGCCGTCCGCCAGACGTCCTCCGCCTACAGCCTCCAGAATAGCCTCTCGGAACTGCACAAGCGTGCCCTCGTTCTCGCTGACAACCAGATACAGATTGCCAAGCTCGTCATAGACAGCACCTGTTCGCAGGCGCTCCTCCTCCGGAAAAGGCGCATGTTCGGCCTCCATCTGCCGCAGCCACTGATCGTCGCTTCCGATGCTCATGCTGATGCCGCCCTGCGCCCAGAAGCGGGAATGATCCTTCACCCGCACCTCCTCCGCCTTCGATACAACCTGCACGCTTAGCGAATCCGACGCGCCGTCCCATACGAGAGTGCCGCGAGCGTATTTCACATTCTCGCTTCCGCCGCCATAACCGTCGCCATTCACGGGATGTCCATTCACCACGCCCATACTTAATAGAGCGCCCTCGTAAAAGAAACCGCCGTTCACCCCCACCTTGTCCGTCAAGGTGACATTGCTGTGGATGGCCTCCAGCGTCACATAAGCCGGCTTGGTCACAAGCGTATGAAGCTTCATCCCATTGGACGCCTCCCTATATTCGTAGCGGTATTGCGTAATCGCCTCAAGCGGCGCGGAGCTGTCCGGTCCCCGGCTTGTCAACGAATAGAACAGGACGCAGAATACTGCGCCGAGTCCCACAAAGGTGATGAATAAAATTATGATAACCCGAAGCAGCCCCTTGCGGCCCAGCCGATCATCTGGACCGGGAGTGCCGGGACCATGGGAAGCATTTGCTCCATTGCTTCTATGTAACGTCATCCAGCTAGCCCCCCTTCTCCGAAAAGTTCAAGCTTTTTATTTTACCGCTTCCATAGCCCTATTGTCTACTGGCGTAAAGCAGACATCGCCGCTCTTCCTCCAAGGGAAGAGCGGCGATGCGGATATTCCTTATTTGGCCCGATCGTCAAGCGGGTAGAAGATGAGATTAATCGGGAAGGCCGAGCCCGCAGGCGGGCTGAACTCGATATCGAGGCTCTCTTCCTTGCCCGTCGTCTTCGCCAGGATGATCATGCCGTCGAACGCGGTCAAGACGCCGGACGCCGGCACCTTCACCAGCTCTCCGTTTATTTTGAACGGACCCTTGAAGGGACCGCCCTTGGCCAATATCATAATCGCCATCTTGCGCGGCTTGTCGGAATGAATCTTATAGACGGTGCCGTAGTTGCCGCTCAGTGTCGCCTCCGTGCCGCGCTGCGGGTCAAAGCCCTTCTGGAACGGGTCAATCTTGCCGTCGCCAAGCACCAGCTTCATCGGCTTCTTCAGACCGGCTTCCGTCAGATCCACCTTCCATTGGAATCCGGCGATCTGGAAGGTACCGCGAATATGGCCGTTGAATGCCAGCTTCTTCATGTCCAGCATCGCCGCGGACACCCTCTCCGCCGCCGCGAACGTGAATTGCACCTCCCCGTCCGTCTCCACGTCGTACATCAGATTCACGCCCGAGCCGGGATAGAAGTCCGGGAATTGCTTGTAGATAAACGTCGCGCCGGCAGGAATGGTCATGAGCTCCTCCTCGGTATCGTCCATCAGATAATCAACCATCGCCTCGCTGCCGATCAGATGGGCGTAAATGGAAGGGTACACCTCCCCTTTGTTCGTCGTCTTGATCGTCACCGGCTTGTCAGACAGGTTTGTCGCAAGAATGCCGAAGCTGACCGTCTTATCGGTGCCATTGAGATGATCCGCGTACAGCCGGCCTTTGCCGTTAATACGGTCCTGATACAGAATGCCAAGCTCCTCGAACGTCTCCGGGCTGTCGCTTAGCAGCAGCGTGCGGGACTTGTCTTCGGTCACAGCCTTCGGAAGATCGGGAAGATTCAGATAAGAGCCATACAGCGTCTTCCAATCGGTTGAGATATAGCCGCCGGCCGGCTTCATATAGAGAGGGTATTCCTGCTCGCTGAGATACACCTCGTTCGTCACGACCAGCTCCTTCGTAAACGGGGCGCTCTTATGGCCGTGCTGATCGGTAGCGACAAGCGTAACGGGATACGTGCCGGGCTTGAAGAATACCTCCTCCTTGCCCGTCCACTCCAGCTTCACGCCCTCCGCATCGGGATCGTAGCTGAGATTGATGTATTGAATGGGTTCGCCTATGCGATACGTCGGCTTGCCGAACGTAAATTTGGCTACGGGAGCCGAATTGTTCAGCTCGGGATTATAATTGCCTGCCGGCTTGCTCACATGGGTCACATCCACACGCCGCAGTTCATGATTGTACGTGTAGGTGGCGCCCATATAGTCGGACAGCCACGTCAGCTTGATCATCAAGCGGCCATTCTTGAGCGCAGCCACATCGTCGAACGGATATTCATAGCCGCTGACCCATGCTTTTTTGTTCACTGTATCCAGCAGAATTTCATGCTCCGGCGTCTCCATCAGAATGGTGCGGGTAGCCGCCTGCCACTCCACCTTCATACCGAAGGCGTCTCCCAGAAACTTGGCAGGCACGAAGGTTTTGCCCTTGATTGTGACAGCAGGTGAATCCAGCGTGACTTGCTTGCCATTAAGAAAGGCTTCCTTGTTGTCCAAATAAAAGATCACGTAGTTCGTTCCCAGCGTTGGCGAGTCCTGCGCGTCCGCGTATGAAAGCGGGGCAGTCAGCAGCATAGCGGACAGCAGCACGGCGGCTGCTTTTCTCCTCGTGCTCTTTCTTCGTTGCAGCATGCTCTTACAACTCCTCTATCTATCTATAATCGGGGCATCGCGAACCGTCGCTGGACGGCTCCCGGACAAGCCCACACCTATAGACGCTCAACATATGGAAAAGTTGCAGGCTAATTCCCTTTATTTTTTCCATGCCGAACCAGGGGCAACCTACTCCGTATCTTCCATCGTTGCCCATTCCGAACCACCTTAGACTTCATGCTGCGTGCGAACCGACTCCCGAACGGCGGCGTATACAGCCTCGCCGATCGCGCAGCCGATTGTTGTGGCGACGCCTGCGTAGGCGTGCGCCGGACCGCGGCTGGCGTCCTGGCTGACTCCGATCGCAAGCGCATCCGTCGTTGTGCCCGTGGCGGGCTGGCCGTTGCCATGCTCGCGAATGCCAAGATCGGCAAGGGCGGCTGCCTTCGCTTCCGTTGCCGTAATAACAGCGTTCACCATGGCGGCTTCCGTCAGCCTCCCATCGATTAATAGGACGATATTAATCGTGCCCGGCGAATAAGCGGAATACGTCTCGCGAGGCAGGCCAGCCCGCGCCGCATTCCTCGTGCCTGCGGTTGCACAGCAAAGCAGCTTGAAGCCGTCGCCCTCAGACTCCATGACAGAGGCATGGGTCAGCTTCGCCGCCGTCATGAAGCCTATCGTCGTCTCTGACGGGAAGCCCCACTCCGCACATTGCTGAATCAGGTCGGTAACGGGGTCTCCACACCGATAGTTGAGCGGCACCTTCCAGTTGACGATAGCATCCGCGTAACTGAAGCCGCCCGGAAGAATGGCGCTGCTCAGCATATGCCAGGCTCGCGGGAGTCGGAGCTCGATGCGGTTCTCACGCAGCAGGAGACTCAATTCCGGCCATAGAGACGAGTGATAGACCGATTGCCTGCGGAACGGCTGCGTCATGGCATCACTCCACGGTCGAGCCCGGCGAGACGGTAGATGCTGTCCATATCTAGGTGCGCTCTGGCATGATCCGCCAAGCGGTTGAACGCTTGCTCCCGGAGAGCCCTGAACCGAAGGGCGTCCTCTGCCGGAATCGGCTCCAACCCCGCGTCCGCTCTCGCTTCGTTCAGCCACGCGGTACGGAAGCTGTCATTATGGAAGACGCCATGAATGAAGGTCCCCCATACCCGCCCGTCCGCAGTGCGGGCACCCTCCGGTTCAGGGCTTAACGCCGAGCCCCGCGTGCGGACAAGGAAGGGCTGCTCAAGACGTCCCAGCGGCTCCAGCACGCCCATATGGATCTCATAGCCGTCGATGGGCAGCGCTGCTCCATTCATTCGCGCAGTGCCCTCCACTCGAACCGTCTTCTTCTCAAGGCCGAACGCGATCTGGAACGGGAACAGGCCTAAGCCAGCCGTTTCCTTATGCTCCGACTCCACACCGTCAGCATCCAGCAGCCGGTCGCCGAGCATCTCGTAGCCGCCGCATAGACCAACCAATCTCCCTCCGCGCTCGACATGCCGCAGAGCCAAACCAGCAAGCCCTTGCTCTCGAAGCCAGCGCAGGTCCTCCGCTGTGTTCTTGCTGCCGGGCAGGATCACGACATCCGGCTCGCCCC
This genomic window contains:
- a CDS encoding stalk domain-containing protein; the encoded protein is MLQRRKSTRRKAAAVLLSAMLLTAPLSYADAQDSPTLGTNYVIFYLDNKEAFLNGKQVTLDSPAVTIKGKTFVPAKFLGDAFGMKVEWQAATRTILMETPEHEILLDTVNKKAWVSGYEYPFDDVAALKNGRLMIKLTWLSDYMGATYTYNHELRRVDVTHVSKPAGNYNPELNNSAPVAKFTFGKPTYRIGEPIQYINLSYDPDAEGVKLEWTGKEEVFFKPGTYPVTLVATDQHGHKSAPFTKELVVTNEVYLSEQEYPLYMKPAGGYISTDWKTLYGSYLNLPDLPKAVTEDKSRTLLLSDSPETFEELGILYQDRINGKGRLYADHLNGTDKTVSFGILATNLSDKPVTIKTTNKGEVYPSIYAHLIGSEAMVDYLMDDTEEELMTIPAGATFIYKQFPDFYPGSGVNLMYDVETDGEVQFTFAAAERVSAAMLDMKKLAFNGHIRGTFQIAGFQWKVDLTEAGLKKPMKLVLGDGKIDPFQKGFDPQRGTEATLSGNYGTVYKIHSDKPRKMAIMILAKGGPFKGPFKINGELVKVPASGVLTAFDGMIILAKTTGKEESLDIEFSPPAGSAFPINLIFYPLDDRAK
- a CDS encoding adenosylcobinamide amidohydrolase is translated as MTQPFRRQSVYHSSLWPELSLLLRENRIELRLPRAWHMLSSAILPGGFSYADAIVNWKVPLNYRCGDPVTDLIQQCAEWGFPSETTIGFMTAAKLTHASVMESEGDGFKLLCCATAGTRNAARAGLPRETYSAYSPGTINIVLLIDGRLTEAAMVNAVITATEAKAAALADLGIREHGNGQPATGTTTDALAIGVSQDASRGPAHAYAGVATTIGCAIGEAVYAAVRESVRTQHEV